The Miscanthus floridulus cultivar M001 chromosome 7, ASM1932011v1, whole genome shotgun sequence genome includes a region encoding these proteins:
- the LOC136464744 gene encoding nicotinate N-methyltransferase 1-like has product MPPPSAAAAAAAVGAARDDMSPAEARLAMMELANMLSVPMALTAVIRLGVPDAIWAGGANAPLSASEILPAGHPDPSVLERLLRLLASRGVFSESTSTSTSEDPTTTTTTRRFALTAVGRTLVPEGDSGASYADYVLQHHQDALVAAWPRLHEAVLDPLGPEPFARANAGVPAYAYYGKDREANQVMLRAMTGVSEPFMDALLDGYGAGFRGVATLVDVGGSSGACLEMIMRRVPTIKEGINFDLPDVVADAPPIAGVRHVGGDMFKSIPSGGAIFMKWVLTTWTNDECTTILRNCHAALPDGGKLVACEPVVPEQTDTTTRTRALLENDIFVMTTYRTQGRERSEEEFRHLGLAAGFTGFRAIYLDSFYAVLEYTK; this is encoded by the exons AtgccgccgccgtccgccgccgccgcagccgcagccgtcgGCGCCGCGAGGGACGACATGTCCCCAGCGGAGGCCCGGCTGGCGATGATGGAGCTGGCGAACATGTTGTCGGTCCCGATGGCGCTGACGGCCGTGATCCGGCTGGGCGTCCCCGACGCGATATGGGCGGGCGGCGCCAACGCGCCGCTGTCGGCGTCCGAGATCCTCCCGGCGGGCCACCCGGACCCGTCGGTCCTGGAGCGTCTCCTCCGCCTGCTGGCGTCCCGCGGCGTCTTCTCCGAGTCCACGTCCACGTCCACGTCGGAGGACCCGACGACGACTACAACGACGCGGCGGTTCGCGCTCACCGCGGTGGGCCGCACGCTGGTTCCCGAGGGCGACTCGGGCGCGTCGTACGCCGACTACGTGCTGCAGCACCACCAGGACGCgctggtggcggcgtggccgCGGCTGCACGAGGCCGTGCTGGACCCGCTCGGGCCCGAGCCGTTCGCGCGCGCCAACGCCGGTGTCCCCGCCTACGCCTACTACGGCAAGGACAGGGAAGCTAACCAGGTGATGCTCCGCGCCATGACGGGGGTCTCCGAGCCCTTCATGGACGCCCTCCTCGACGGCTACGGCGCCGGGTTCCGCGGCGTCGCCACGCTCGTCGACGTCGGGGGAAGCTCCGGCGCCTGCCTCGAGATGATCATGCGCAGGGTCCCCACCATCAAGGAGGGGATCAACTTCGACCTACCCGACGTCGTCGCCGACGCGCCGCCCATCGCCG GAGTGAGGCATGTTGGCGGAGATATGTTCAAGTCCATCCCCTCTGGTGGTGCCATCTTCATGAAG TGGGTTCTGACGACGTGGACCAACGACGAGTGCACGACCATCCTGAGGAACTGCCACGCCGCGCTGCCGGATGGCGGCAAGCTGGTGGCCTGCGAGCCGGTGGTGCCGGAGCAAACGGACACCACCACCAGGACGAGGGCGCTGCTGGAGAACGACATCTTCGTCATGACCACCTACCGGACGCAGGGGAGGGAGCGCTCCGAGGAGGAgttccgccacctcggcctcgccGCCGGCTTCACAGGCTTCCGCGCCATCTACCTCGACTCCTTCTATGCAGTCCTCGAGTATACCAAGTGA